CCATATTTAAAAAACAATCTCTTAACTGTAAGCCCATTATTTAAATCTGCACTTTAGATTCTATTTTCACTCTTAAGCTACAACTACACCGATAAAAAATATTCACTCCTCCCGGCAAACCCTTACTAAAAATAATAATATCAACCACAAATAAGCAAGTGCTTACACCCCCTACAAGTCAATACTACAAGCATCTCTCGTACAGCTATAGATCTAAAAATAAAGTCATAATCAAGAATAAATAATTAATAAACAGTTTTAAATTAGATCTTAAATTATTTTTTATTCGACATTATCAAACAAATTTAAGGTTTCACCTGTTTTTATTTATTTTCAAATCAAAAAGGAATCTAATATAAAAAACAAACATGAAACAATAAAGGAACCTACAATGAAATTTAGAAAATATATCGCTGTACTGGCAACACTTCTGGTGAGCTTTTCTGCTTTTTCTGCTTCAACAGAAGGCACAGAAAAAGTCTGGCAGGAACATATTAACGCATGGGTAGATCGTGATCTGGACGCTATTGCGGTTCACTACGACAAAGATTCAATGATGATTGTGAACAATGTTGTGTTCAGAGGTCCGCAGGAAATCCGTAAAGTATTTGAATACCTGTTCCACAGATTCGATAACGGCTCTAACGCTATTGACCCGGCTATCGTTGATGACCGTACCATCTATATCACATGGAACTTTACCCCTTCCGAGAAGAAGGACGCAATTTACGGGACAGACACTTTCTTCGTGGAAGATGGCATTATCAAAGTACAAACCATCGCCTCTAAGTTGTACCAAAAACCTACTCTGCTGATTCTGGGCGGAAAAGAGCAAGGCTAAACAAACTCAGATAATAAAGCCGGATGAAGCGATAATCTTCATCCGGCTCTTTATCATTAGCAAGTCTGAGCAGGCAATCCAAACCGTTATATTTCAGCCAACTCAAATCTCATGTATTCGGGCCTTTTCCAGTAAGAAGTCTACCAGAACCCGGATTCTGCGTGCCTTCTGACTATTCTGAGAAAAGTAAACATACAAGCCCGGATACTTGTACCAATAAGGCTCCAGTACAGGAACCAGTGATCCATCATTAAAGTGTCGCTTCATTAGCGGTGTCAGAAAGCGCCCGATACCCAAACCGGCGTGCGCAGCATCAACAATAATGTCAGTATCATTGACCACTATCGCTTTAGGCATCTCTACCGTAATGGTATTACCGCTATCATCCAGCAGCAGTGGAGCAAGACGATTTGAAGCACCAAACCGATACTGAATCACCTTATGATTTTCCAGATCCTGAGGCGTTTCCGGTGTTCCATTGAGGTCGAGATACTCAGGTGAAGCAAACAACGCTTCTTCTATTTTCGGTGTCAATTGTCTGGCCACCAGCCCTTCTTCTATGCGGTCTCCGAAGCGGATACCCACATCAATACCCTCTTTAATAATATTAACTGACGTGTCAGAGACTGAAATCTCTAACTCTATTTCAGGGTAAAGGCGATAAAAGTCAGGAAAGATCTGGCGCAGAACACTTTGATAAACAAAACGGGGAACAGTAATACTCACTTTACCTGAAGGGGCATTACTCAGGTCATGTACCCCCTCCAGCGCATAGTTTAATGTCGCCAGCGCCTCAGAGGTGTTGTTTAACAAAAACTTACCCGCTTCTGTCAGGCTCATTTGCCGGGTTGAGCGCCTGAACAAGGGTACACCAAGCTTGGTTTCCAGCAACTTTAACGACTGACTGACCGACGGCGCTGCCATTTCAAGTTTTCTCGCGGCCCCGCGAATACTCCCTTCCTTGGCAATAACGTGAAAAATCATTATCTGATTGTAACTAGCTCCGGCACCTTTCATTATTATTCACCCGCTCTTGATTGTTAGGAAAACACTAACACTCTAATAGGGTCAGGTCACCTAGAATATATCAGCGACTGTTTTAGAATAACTTTCATCTTTTAGAGCATACTTATTTCGGAGCAGTTATGAGCAAAGTTGTGGTTATTTCCGGTCACCCTAATCTTGAACAATCATGGACTAACAAGGTTATTCTTAATCAACTGGAAAATAATGTTGAGAGCATTGATACCCGTCGTCTGGATAGCCTGTATCCGGATTATAAAATCGATATTGAGGCTGAACAGGCAGCACTGACTAAGGCGGATATTATCGTGCTGCAGTACCCTTACTACTGGTACAGCGCGCCGGCACTACTTAAGAAGTGGATCGATGATGTCTTTGCCTTCAACTTCGCGTTTGGTCCTGAAGGCGACAAACTGAAAAACAAACACTTTATTCTTTCATTCACCGTGGGTGGTCCTGAAGAGTCTTACGATCCGCTGGGATACAACCACTTCACCATTGAGCAACTCGCTTATCCGCTGCAGCAGACTGCTTATCTGGCAGGAATGGTATTCCAGAAACCAGTTTATACCCACCGCATGGTGTATATCCCCGGAGTTTACAACACTCAGGAAGAAGTAGAACAGCGCGCAAATGACCATGCTGAGCGGCTATTGAGTAAAATTGACCAACTAAGTAACTCTGTTGAAGCAAAATTTGAACTGTTTGTTAAGCAGTGGTTTGACCGTTTCGATCAACTACCGGCAGACAACAGCGAGTTCCTTAAGCATATTCCGGAAGCCTTTGAACTGGATGCTGTCGGCGATAAGTTCAGCGGCCGTGCCGGATTTAACGACTGGTATCAGTCACTGCTTAATCTTTTCAAACCGGGTGTCACTCACCTGATCGAACAAGTTTCACTGACTCCTGCAGACGATGGCCGTTACAACGCTGAACTTCGCGTACGTACTCAGGGTGAAATGACCAATGGTGAAAGCCTGAACCAACTGTTTAACGAAGACTGGGCAGTCTCTATGGACGAGTCTGGCGAATTCACCATCCACAGCTACAAAGTCACTGCGGTATAGCAGTGTTAAAATGAGGAGAGTAACAATGAAATCCCTACTAAAACACGTTCTGATTCTGGCAGGACTCACTTCTGGTCTGGCACATGCTGCCGCAGATGTTGCCATGAGTAATACAAAAGCAGCCAAAGATGCCGTGGAGATTAACACTCCGTCTCTATGGCCTAAACCTGCCAATCCTGTCGCTCAGGGTTCAGAAAACAGTAACGCCCTTAAAGTGGTTCAGGGCTTCTTCGGTGCTTATGGTAAAGGCGATATGCAAGGACTAAAACAGTTTGTTGCCGAGGACGTAGAGTGGCATATTCCCGGACGTCATCCGCTGGCGGGAACCAAACGTGGTATCGATGAGTTTGTTGCTTTCTTCAATCAACTTGGTGCTGCAGGCTTTGCCGCAGAGGTAATGATTCTCGCTGCCAATGATACCTATGTGATTGACGCGCATCGTGGCTGGAGCTCAAAGGCAGATGAGAATATCGACCTGAACTGGATTCTTCTTTATCAGATTGAAGATGGCAAAATTAAGCGCGTTCAGAACTTCTCCGGTGACCTTTATGAGTCTGATAAGTTCTTTGCAAAGTTTGCTGCATCACAAAAATAGCGATTTGAGCTAACCTATAAGCTACCATTAAAACCAATGCCCCTCAGCCTGTTTCAGTGCTGAGGGGCAATAGTTAACTTTTATTCTTCAACGTCACCGGCAGTGTTGGCCGGAATCGGGTTTGCCAGCCCGACAATGTAGCGCTCTATCACAGGCAGCTCTTTATCCGCCTCTTCACGCATCACCCAAAGCTGCTCAACCCGCAAATCAGTATAACGGCCGTCTTTAAAATCCCCGCGCCAGCGGAGAAAAAACTGAGCCTGATATTTGCCATTGGCCAGATACTCAACACTAATGCTGTCAATTTCATGATCATCAGAGTTCAGCAGAGAATGGATCCAGCGATGCCACTGTTTAAACTCCTCCCGCGAGCGGACTTTATAATCGGGAAAATCGACATAAACATCGTCCGCCACCAGATCATGAAATGCTTCAGCGTCCAGATGCTCGTTGTCACAGCTCGCTCTTTCATACATGGAAAAGACTTTATGCACAAAGCTTTTAATGTCGTTTTTGGTGAACTTATGACTGCGGAAAGCAGCCATAAGGTTTTGATACTCCAGCGTCGGCGTGTAGTTATTCATCATTCGCTTCCAGGGCAAACTCTGTCGCCTGCATAGTTTTCATATCAACCCACTCAAACCACGGGCGAGCCTGCTCAAAGTGCTCTTGCATATGTGCACTGGCCAGATGCGCCTGCAACTCTTGTTCTGATGCCCACTCTTCATAAAGGAACAGAATGTTTTCATCGTCAGCAGTAATGTTCTGCTGATAACGGATACAGCCTGACTCTTCACGCACAATCACGGCCAGTTCCTGCATATGTTGTAGAAAGGTTTGTTTAAATTCAGGCTTTACTTTGCCTGCTACGGTTACAATGATCATCTTAATCTCCATTATCTGTAAGTTGATATGAGACTATTTTAGGCAGGAATTTCTTTCAGAAAAAGACAATTAATGACACAATACATTTATCTTTTTTGTAAATAATAGAGATAAACTAATGAACAAAATTGACCCGAAATTGCTTCAGGTTTTTGCTGATGTTGTCGATCAAGGGAGCTTCACCGGAGCTGCTGACGTCAGGGAAACAAATGTCTCTTACATTACAAGACAGATAAAAAAGCTGGAGGCAGAGCTAAAGGCACTGTTGTTAAACCGTTCAACCCGGGCACTCTCCTTAACCGAGACAGGTCAGCAGGTTTATCAACACGCCAGACAGATCAATGAGCTGATGAAGGACGTCTCTACCATAGCAGATAACCAGTCCGACCAACTAACGGGTAGCTTACGAATTACCAGTGCCGCCTATATTGGTAAGAAGTTTCTCTTTCCTATCATAGAGAGATTGTGCGATGAGCACCCTGATATCAACATTGAGTTGCAACTGAATGATCATCAGGTAGATATCATTCGCGACAGGTTTGATATGGCAATCCGTGTCTGGAAGCCTAAAAGTGTGGATTTAGTGGGTCAAAAATTACTGGATGTTCGCTTTCTGCTAGCTGCCAGCCCAAGCTTTATCGACAAGCATGGCCTTCCGCAGACTATTGAGGATCTTAAATCTCTTCCTGCTATCGTCTACGCAAGAAAGGGGCACACCAACAAAGCCTTTAACTATATTGATGACAGCGGAAAACTGCGTTCGTTTGATATCAATGCCAACCTCTGTGTCAATGACGCAGAGCAGCTCAATCAATGTATCGCCAACGGCAAGCGCTATTATGTTCCAACTAATTTTATGGTGGCAGATAAGATTAAAAATGGTGAGCTGATTCAGCTATTGCCGGCACTGAACTTTCCCGCAGAAGAGTCCATCTATGCCGTTTATCCAAACCGCGAGCTGTCCAGAATCGCCAAATTGCTTATTGGTGAACTGAAAAAAGATCTTCAGCAATACCATATGACGTAATGGCAAGGCAAAGACTAAAGGCAAGCCCGCCGGACTTGCCTCTAAATAACCTACCTTTAAGTATGTTTTAAAACATAAAACTGATTCTCTGCTGTCTGAGAAAGTTTTAGTCAGCGTACTGCAACGACATCTTGCTGATCTTACCCTGCTCATTCCACCAGTAGTGATAGTGCGCTTTCCAGACACTCCAGTTCACTTCTGTTTTCGCATATGAGTCATCACCTTGCAGTATTTTTCTGTGGGCAAAAGAGTCACCGGAAGGAATCACCTCATTCAGTGCCCAGCGGCGGATCGCCTCCTTGCCAACAAACTGTCTTGATACATCAATCATCACTGCATCATCAGCAAAACAAGCCATATAAGCCTCAATATCCCGTGCCTGTGTGCTGTTCTGGTAACAATCTATCGCCGTTGGCAGAGGTTGAGCAAAGGCTGAACCCGCCAACAGACTTAGCCAAATCAGATAATATTTCATAGTCTCGCTTCCTTTTCAGTTAACCCACCCATCCGGTTTAAACTGTCTACCGGACGCTGAAGATGCTAAGAAGAATAGCGAAATCACTGTTTAGAAAATTGAAGATTACTGCCCCGTTTTTTGCACTTTATTGCCACTGTAAGCATTGTGTCAAAAATGGATAAAAGCCTTTTGCCTGATAGGACATTGAATCCGCCAAATTAGGATCAAATAGTAAAAACTTATCCATATCTGACAGGATATCCTTACCACTATGAAAAAGCGATTTTCACTTTCAAGCTTACTTATTCTTCTGCTCTCATCAACAAGCTACGCTGCAACGGATGCTTCAACTGATGTTTCGGTTATGCCTGAGGCAGACCCGATCTGCAATAACACCCTAGTATGTGAGTTGGGCTCTAAAGCTGAACAGGCCTTTTTTCAGGGCTGGGCAAACGGTGACTGGTCAGATTTTCAGGCCATGCTGAACAAAGATGATCTAATCTTCCAGTTTCCCGCTGGTCCTCTGAAAGGCCGGACAGAAGGCAAGCAAGGGTATCAGAATATGGTCAACTGGATCGCCCATCATATTGAGAGCAAAAACAGAATACATAAGAGTGTCCGAAACCAGCGATTTGGTTTAGATGACTGGTACTACTTTGCTGATGAAGCCGATGGGACTTTCTACGGGAACGCATACACTGGCAGCCACTTTATCGGTTTCCGGTTTAATAATGGCAAGATTGTAGAGTACCGCGAATATGTCGGCGACCTGACTCACTGGAAATAAACAGAAAAAAAGGCACGCTTACTCATAAAAAGCGTGCCTGTACGTTAGTGGTTACGTAAAAAGAATCTAAACAAAGCCGACGCAACAACCACTCCCCCGTTGTTGTATGCGATTGCTTTTACTTGTTCAGTCACACAAGTTTATGTTTCTTATTACTCTGTCACAATTCCAGTTTAGAGTCCCCCTATTCCTTAACGGACTATCCCATAGGTTTCCTTTACCCTAGCCATTGTCAAACGGAGGAGTGCGCTATTTTTAACTACCTTCCCTTCTGCTCCTGCTGCCAAGCCCATAACGGCGACTTAACTAACAGCTTAAACCGGTAACCCCAACCCGGTGCATACCACATCTGACTGGCCAGCTTGGCGTAACCGTGGAAATAGACCTTTATCGGGTTAACCGTATTAATGCGTGGGAAAACACCATACTTCACCTCTTCCTCTTCACGGGCGAAGGTGCCGAACATTCTGTCCCAGATAATCAGGATACCGGCGTAGTTCTTATCCAGATACTGCTTATTGGTAGCATGATGAACCCTGTGATGAGACGGCGTATTAAATATCGCTTCAATGGGCCTTGGAAACTTACGCACCATTTCTGTGTGCAGCAGAGTCTGAAACACCTGAACTATGGTTTCGCACATCAGCACCACAAAAGGGTTAAAGCCGAGAAGAACCAAAGGAAGATGGAACAGAAACGGAAACAGAGAATCCAGCGGACCAAACCGGTAAGCCACCGAAATATTAAAATAAGGTGAGCTATGATGAACCGAATGCGTACCCCATGCCAGACCGTTACTATGCAGAAAGCGGTGCTCCCAGTAGTAAACCAAATCCGCCAGAATCAGGCAGCCAAGAATCGTCCAGCCTGTGGTCTGGAGCTGGGTGATTGAGAAGTTTTCCCACACATAAAAGAACCCACCCACATAAGCGAGACCAATAACAAATATGGTTACAATCAGGAAAAACAGGGTAACAAAGTTAGTGGCACTGTCGCCTACCATGTTCCAGCTTAGCTTTTTCTTAAATGCATAACGGATCAGCTCAATAGCGAAGATGGCGATGGCGACAAGAAAAAAGTTGTTATCAATCCAGCTCTCAGTACCTATGATGTCGTTCTCTGAGAACCATTGCGTCATAAAATCAAACATATAAATTGCCCTGAATAAATCTGTTACTGGTAAGAAACAGAGACTTCACTACCAGTCTCTACACCTTGTTGGTTGAAATAATGGATCTCAATAACAGCGCCTACTTCTCTCTGGTAATCAATTTCAGACCATGCATTTACCAGTGCATTGGTATCGTATTTACCTCTTTTCAGTAGCTGCTTTGAACTGAGCGGAAGAGCAACCAGCTTCTGCTTATCAGCGGTAGCACTTACCTGATAACCAATGGTCACCTTCGCTTGTGAGAAGTCACTATTGAAACTCTGGTACAGAACAATAATGCGATCAGTTTTACTGAGCAGTTGATCTGCTGAGCCATACTGTACAAAGAACTGCTGCCAAAGCTGAGACACATCGCTTAAGGGGATCTCTTTTGTTAAGCCTTTCAGATAGCTTTTAGAAACCGCAGCAGAGGTAGTGACTACCGGCTTAGCTTCCGTTGTGACCGGCTGGAATAAAACCAGCCCCCAGACCGTAGCAAAAATCGCTGCAGTAGCGAGTAATGATGGTGCTAACTTCATGTATATTCCGAATCTGTTTGTTGCTATGCCGGCAAGAATGCCAGCACAACAGTTAACAATTCGTTATCAAATATTTACTTTTGGAGAATTAAACGAAGCGGAAGTGGAACAAGAAGGAAAAAGGTTAGCGATAGACTGCCATCGCTAACCGGTAAAACTAAGGCAGAAACACTTCTCCCAGCATACAGCGGACGCTGCCACCACCTATGGTTTCAATGGTGCTGACATCGAAAGGAAGTAACTTTCCATGACTGGATAACTGCAACTTCTGTGTATCAGAGAAAGCATCATAAGCAGACTGAGACATCGCAATCACCTTGCTACCGTCCTGAGTTTCCAGTTGCAGAATATTGCCGCAAAAGTGGTTCATCTGCTCGATAGAAATGGAGATAACCTGCTTGGTTTTTGCCAGTGACTTAAGCACAAAGCGGCGCTCAAATTCCGGAATTAACTCATCACAAATCACGCAAAATTGCTCACCAACTGCCATCATCACATTGGTGTGATAAATAGGATTGCCGGAAGGAAGGGCGGTCTGGAACGATATAGCACGGTAGCCTGTTTGCTCCGCATACTCCTCCAGCACTTCGCGATCACAACGATGAGAAAGTGCTGCATAGATAATCCGGTTCACATGATCCATTACCATTACACCAGTGCTTTCCAGATACGCTTGCTGCTCAGTAAAAGAGGTAAGGGATATCTGTTTGTTAACTTGTTTTCCGTTTTGCTGTAAAAGCGCAGTCAGGGCGTCAAGGCGCACCTCTTTCTGCCGGTTCTCACAGGCCATAGGAAAGGTAAACAACTCACCCTGAGTAGTAGTGCTAAACCAGTTGTTAGGGAATACCGCATCGGGAGTTTCTGCCTGCAAAACAGGGTAATCAAATTCGACAACCTGTACGCCTTCCTGACGCAAGGTTGCTACCATGGCATTAAACTCCGCCATCGCTTTGCGGCGCACATCCGCTTCATCAAAACTGACACTGTGCTGAAACTCATTATCTTCTGCTGTTTCGGCGTTGTATTTAAACTCTTTTGGCGGAACCATCACCACGCAGCGGGCGTTCTGTGATGACTTTTTTGTATCCGGCCATTCCATTGCCTGAGGAAAATTCATAATGATAAATCTATAAAATGGTACTTGCTTTGAAGTGTAACCAGAATGTTAATGGCCTTTTAACTGAATATACGGTGAATATTATTGCAATACTGACTGTTTTCACTGGAAACTAACGACAATCCACCGGAAATAACTGCACCAACAACAATCAGCCTACAGTTATTTCTGTATATTTATCCACCCCAACAACACTTAACTCTCTGAAATAGCTAAACCTAACAATCAGAAGCCACATCAAACTGAATAACTATCCCTTCAGCAATACATAACTATAAAGGCAATATTCTATTCACAATAATCACTCTGTTTTAACAGGCTAATTGTGTTAAATTAAACAGGCTCAAATAATGCATTTCCCTCCGGCACTCTCTTTTCTTATTACTTGGTCACTTGGCTATCCGATCTGTCTGTTGGCGGGAAAAAACAGGATAATAATTATGTATAAGTTCTTTGAAGGCTTAACCAAAGCTTTCCCGCAGGACGAACCACAACAGCCTCCGAAGGGGTTGTACGCGTTCTGCCGGCACTACACAAAAGGGTTTGAGAGACCCCTTCTGCTTATGGCGGCGCTCAGCACCGTAGTTGCCATTGTTGAAGTTTCTCTGTTTGGCTTTATGGGTCAGTTAGTAGACTGGCTTTCCAGCAGCAATCCGGAAACTTTTCTGGAGGAGAACAGCAGTACCCTTTGGGGTATTGGTGCCATTCTTCTGATTGTATTGCCGGTATTGATCACCATTCACTCACTGACAGTGCATCAGAGCCTGCTGGGTAACTACCCTATGTCTATCCGCTGGCTTGCACACCGCTATCTGTTAAAACAGAGTCTCTCGTTTTATCAGGATGATTTTGCCGGCCGGGTTGCAACCAAGGTTATGCAGACCTCCCTTGCAGTACGGGAAACCGTAATGAAAGCTCTGGATGTGTTTGTTTATGTCACCGTCTACTTCTTTTCTATTGTAGTGATGCTGGGTCAGGCTGACTGGCGCTTAATGATTCCTATGCTGGTCTGGCTGGCAGCCTATATCGGTATCCAGACCTATTTTGTCCCTAAACTGAAAGCTGTCTCTTCAGAGCAGGCCGATGCCCGTTCCCTGATGACGGGGCGCATCGTTGACAGCTACACCAATATCTCTACGGTAAAACTGTTTTCTCACAGCAAAAGAGAAACCGAATACGCTGAAGAGGGAATGGAAGGCTTCCTTGATACCGTCCACCGTCAGATGCGGCTGGTTACCGGCTTTAATGTCAGTGTGGAGATCACTAACTATGTGCTGGTATTTTCTATCGCCGCCCTGTCGATTCACCTGTGGATGCAAAGTGCTATCTCCGTTGGTGCTATCGCCATTGCTATCAGTCTGGCACTGCGTCTGAACGGCATGTCCATGTGGATCATGTGGGAAGTAGGCTCGCTGTTTGAGAATATGGGTACAGTGGAAGACGGCATCACCACTCTGTCAAAACCTATTGATATTCAGGATAAGAAACAGGCGAAACCGCTGAATGTCACTCAGGGCGGAATTGAGTTTGACGATGTCAGTTTCCACTACGGTGAAAAAGACAAAGGGGTGATCAGTCACCTGAACCTGAACATCAAGCCGGGTGAGAAAGTCGGCTTGGTCGGCCGTTCCGGTGCTGGTAAATCCACACTGGTTAACCTTCTGCTTCGTTTCCATGATGTAGAAAGCGGCAAGATTAAGATTGATGGTCAGGAGATCTCTTCCGTTACACAGGATTCTCTGCGTAGTAATATCGGTATGGTGACTCAGGATACTTCGCTGCTGCACCGCTCTATCCGGGAAAATATTCTATATGGAAACCCTGATGCCTCAGAAGA
This is a stretch of genomic DNA from Vibrio sp. SCSIO 43137. It encodes these proteins:
- a CDS encoding nuclear transport factor 2 family protein encodes the protein MKKRFSLSSLLILLLSSTSYAATDASTDVSVMPEADPICNNTLVCELGSKAEQAFFQGWANGDWSDFQAMLNKDDLIFQFPAGPLKGRTEGKQGYQNMVNWIAHHIESKNRIHKSVRNQRFGLDDWYYFADEADGTFYGNAYTGSHFIGFRFNNGKIVEYREYVGDLTHWK
- a CDS encoding nuclear transport factor 2 family protein, encoding MKYYLIWLSLLAGSAFAQPLPTAIDCYQNSTQARDIEAYMACFADDAVMIDVSRQFVGKEAIRRWALNEVIPSGDSFAHRKILQGDDSYAKTEVNWSVWKAHYHYWWNEQGKISKMSLQYAD
- a CDS encoding putative quinol monooxygenase yields the protein MIIVTVAGKVKPEFKQTFLQHMQELAVIVREESGCIRYQQNITADDENILFLYEEWASEQELQAHLASAHMQEHFEQARPWFEWVDMKTMQATEFALEANDE
- a CDS encoding sterol desaturase family protein: MFDFMTQWFSENDIIGTESWIDNNFFLVAIAIFAIELIRYAFKKKLSWNMVGDSATNFVTLFFLIVTIFVIGLAYVGGFFYVWENFSITQLQTTGWTILGCLILADLVYYWEHRFLHSNGLAWGTHSVHHSSPYFNISVAYRFGPLDSLFPFLFHLPLVLLGFNPFVVLMCETIVQVFQTLLHTEMVRKFPRPIEAIFNTPSHHRVHHATNKQYLDKNYAGILIIWDRMFGTFAREEEEVKYGVFPRINTVNPIKVYFHGYAKLASQMWYAPGWGYRFKLLVKSPLWAWQQEQKGR
- a CDS encoding nuclear transport factor 2 family protein, translated to MKFRKYIAVLATLLVSFSAFSASTEGTEKVWQEHINAWVDRDLDAIAVHYDKDSMMIVNNVVFRGPQEIRKVFEYLFHRFDNGSNAIDPAIVDDRTIYITWNFTPSEKKDAIYGTDTFFVEDGIIKVQTIASKLYQKPTLLILGGKEQG
- a CDS encoding LysR family transcriptional regulator translates to MKGAGASYNQIMIFHVIAKEGSIRGAARKLEMAAPSVSQSLKLLETKLGVPLFRRSTRQMSLTEAGKFLLNNTSEALATLNYALEGVHDLSNAPSGKVSITVPRFVYQSVLRQIFPDFYRLYPEIELEISVSDTSVNIIKEGIDVGIRFGDRIEEGLVARQLTPKIEEALFASPEYLDLNGTPETPQDLENHKVIQYRFGASNRLAPLLLDDSGNTITVEMPKAIVVNDTDIIVDAAHAGLGIGRFLTPLMKRHFNDGSLVPVLEPYWYKYPGLYVYFSQNSQKARRIRVLVDFLLEKARIHEI
- a CDS encoding NAD(P)H-dependent oxidoreductase, translated to MSKVVVISGHPNLEQSWTNKVILNQLENNVESIDTRRLDSLYPDYKIDIEAEQAALTKADIIVLQYPYYWYSAPALLKKWIDDVFAFNFAFGPEGDKLKNKHFILSFTVGGPEESYDPLGYNHFTIEQLAYPLQQTAYLAGMVFQKPVYTHRMVYIPGVYNTQEEVEQRANDHAERLLSKIDQLSNSVEAKFELFVKQWFDRFDQLPADNSEFLKHIPEAFELDAVGDKFSGRAGFNDWYQSLLNLFKPGVTHLIEQVSLTPADDGRYNAELRVRTQGEMTNGESLNQLFNEDWAVSMDESGEFTIHSYKVTAV
- a CDS encoding LysR family transcriptional regulator, whose translation is MNKIDPKLLQVFADVVDQGSFTGAADVRETNVSYITRQIKKLEAELKALLLNRSTRALSLTETGQQVYQHARQINELMKDVSTIADNQSDQLTGSLRITSAAYIGKKFLFPIIERLCDEHPDINIELQLNDHQVDIIRDRFDMAIRVWKPKSVDLVGQKLLDVRFLLAASPSFIDKHGLPQTIEDLKSLPAIVYARKGHTNKAFNYIDDSGKLRSFDINANLCVNDAEQLNQCIANGKRYYVPTNFMVADKIKNGELIQLLPALNFPAEESIYAVYPNRELSRIAKLLIGELKKDLQQYHMT
- a CDS encoding nuclear transport factor 2 family protein, which translates into the protein MKSLLKHVLILAGLTSGLAHAAADVAMSNTKAAKDAVEINTPSLWPKPANPVAQGSENSNALKVVQGFFGAYGKGDMQGLKQFVAEDVEWHIPGRHPLAGTKRGIDEFVAFFNQLGAAGFAAEVMILAANDTYVIDAHRGWSSKADENIDLNWILLYQIEDGKIKRVQNFSGDLYESDKFFAKFAASQK
- a CDS encoding ABC transporter ATP-binding protein, with translation MYKFFEGLTKAFPQDEPQQPPKGLYAFCRHYTKGFERPLLLMAALSTVVAIVEVSLFGFMGQLVDWLSSSNPETFLEENSSTLWGIGAILLIVLPVLITIHSLTVHQSLLGNYPMSIRWLAHRYLLKQSLSFYQDDFAGRVATKVMQTSLAVRETVMKALDVFVYVTVYFFSIVVMLGQADWRLMIPMLVWLAAYIGIQTYFVPKLKAVSSEQADARSLMTGRIVDSYTNISTVKLFSHSKRETEYAEEGMEGFLDTVHRQMRLVTGFNVSVEITNYVLVFSIAALSIHLWMQSAISVGAIAIAISLALRLNGMSMWIMWEVGSLFENMGTVEDGITTLSKPIDIQDKKQAKPLNVTQGGIEFDDVSFHYGEKDKGVISHLNLNIKPGEKVGLVGRSGAGKSTLVNLLLRFHDVESGKIKIDGQEISSVTQDSLRSNIGMVTQDTSLLHRSIRENILYGNPDASEEQLIKATTQAQAHEFIETLTDPHGNSGYDAQVGERGVKLSGGQRQRVAISRVLLKDAPLLILDEATSALDSEVEAAIQESLNQLMQGKTVIAIAHRLSTIAAMDRLIVLDKGQIVEQGTHQELIQGSGIYAQLWAHQTGGFIGCEDETEKVSNIA
- the ctlX gene encoding citrulline utilization hydrolase CtlX; amino-acid sequence: MNFPQAMEWPDTKKSSQNARCVVMVPPKEFKYNAETAEDNEFQHSVSFDEADVRRKAMAEFNAMVATLRQEGVQVVEFDYPVLQAETPDAVFPNNWFSTTTQGELFTFPMACENRQKEVRLDALTALLQQNGKQVNKQISLTSFTEQQAYLESTGVMVMDHVNRIIYAALSHRCDREVLEEYAEQTGYRAISFQTALPSGNPIYHTNVMMAVGEQFCVICDELIPEFERRFVLKSLAKTKQVISISIEQMNHFCGNILQLETQDGSKVIAMSQSAYDAFSDTQKLQLSSHGKLLPFDVSTIETIGGGSVRCMLGEVFLP